A window of Methanolobus sediminis contains these coding sequences:
- a CDS encoding Mrp/NBP35 family ATP-binding protein, giving the protein MTQNIQSTEDLLKKPEVPKLVRNMRAIKKKIMVMSGKGGVGKSTVAANLAARLAERGHKVGLLDADIHGPSIPKMFGIEDTRPEVDENGIVPISVTENLVVMSVALLLEDKDAPVIWRGPAKMAAIKQFLEDVSWGKLDYLIVDLPPGTGDEPLSIAQLIEKMEGAVVVTTPQDVALVSVRKSIKFAEILKVPVIGIVENMAGIICPHCDEKIEIFGRGGVEKAATDFNVNILGELPMDPKIAEIEDSGKVHTDINEEMLWGKEFAAIVDSVENFKK; this is encoded by the coding sequence ATGACACAGAATATCCAGAGTACAGAGGACCTTTTAAAAAAGCCTGAGGTTCCAAAGCTTGTCAGGAACATGAGAGCCATTAAAAAGAAGATAATGGTCATGAGCGGCAAAGGCGGAGTAGGAAAAAGTACTGTTGCTGCAAACCTGGCTGCAAGGCTTGCTGAACGCGGACACAAGGTCGGACTTCTTGACGCGGACATCCACGGACCAAGCATCCCGAAGATGTTCGGTATCGAGGATACAAGACCTGAGGTCGATGAGAACGGTATCGTACCTATCAGCGTCACAGAGAACCTTGTTGTAATGTCTGTGGCACTTCTTCTAGAGGATAAGGATGCACCTGTCATATGGAGAGGACCTGCAAAGATGGCAGCTATCAAACAGTTCCTTGAAGATGTATCATGGGGCAAACTCGATTACCTTATCGTTGACCTGCCACCTGGAACCGGTGACGAACCACTGAGTATCGCACAGCTCATCGAGAAGATGGAAGGTGCTGTTGTTGTAACAACCCCACAGGATGTTGCTCTTGTAAGTGTCAGGAAATCCATCAAATTCGCAGAGATCCTTAAAGTACCTGTAATCGGTATCGTAGAGAACATGGCAGGAATAATCTGCCCACACTGTGACGAAAAGATAGAGATTTTCGGAAGAGGTGGAGTTGAGAAGGCAGCCACAGATTTCAATGTAAATATTCTTGGCGAACTTCCAATGGACCCAAAGATAGCAGAGATCGAGGACAGCGGGAAAGTCCACACCGACATCAACGAAGAAATGCTCTGGGGCAAGGAATTCGCTGCTATTGTTGATTCTGTCGAGAATTTCAAGAAATAA
- a CDS encoding ABC transporter permease, translated as MVKKHIQVLKEKSVEIISIFSAIVLWQIIAVYFVGNKLYLPSFTDVAGALVEIMSRDSSLAIMGLKLQLPMLVVDFLFSMMHFSIGLVSALIIGIPIGMIMGWFRTIDRMVDPIVEIIRPIPPLAWIPFAIIWIGLNPFAAGFLIFIGAVFPIMINTFTGFKSVSRVYVEAAKVLGCNTNLELIRYVALPSALPSIAAGIRIAMGVGWMCLVAAEMFGVSRNGLGYQMWHFYDLHRMEFVLVYMLILGFLGLFIDRLLRYYIDGKLLKWRKGVVI; from the coding sequence ATGGTGAAAAAACACATCCAAGTACTGAAAGAGAAAAGTGTAGAAATCATCTCTATATTTTCTGCGATAGTTCTCTGGCAAATTATAGCAGTCTATTTTGTAGGAAATAAGTTATATCTGCCAAGTTTCACGGATGTGGCTGGTGCATTGGTTGAAATTATGTCCAGAGACTCAAGTCTGGCTATAATGGGTCTTAAATTGCAGCTTCCAATGTTAGTGGTTGATTTTCTGTTTAGTATGATGCACTTTAGTATAGGTCTTGTTTCAGCCCTTATTATAGGGATTCCAATAGGCATGATAATGGGCTGGTTCCGTACAATTGACCGTATGGTTGACCCTATTGTAGAGATAATACGTCCGATTCCGCCTCTGGCATGGATTCCTTTTGCCATAATATGGATTGGTCTGAATCCCTTTGCAGCAGGTTTTCTGATATTTATCGGTGCAGTTTTCCCTATTATGATCAATACTTTTACAGGTTTTAAAAGCGTATCCAGAGTGTATGTGGAAGCAGCAAAAGTATTGGGTTGTAACACCAATCTTGAACTCATACGGTACGTAGCCCTTCCTTCAGCTCTTCCTTCCATTGCGGCTGGAATTAGAATAGCAATGGGTGTCGGATGGATGTGTCTTGTTGCTGCCGAGATGTTTGGAGTCAGCAGGAACGGCCTTGGTTATCAGATGTGGCATTTTTACGATCTTCACAGAATGGAATTTGTACTTGTTTATATGCTGATACTTGGTTTCCTTGGACTCTTCATTGACAGGTTGCTGAGATACTATATCGATGGTAAGCTCCTTAAATGGCGCAAAGGTGTGGTGATCTGA
- a CDS encoding NifB/NifX family molybdenum-iron cluster-binding protein, which yields MKICVTAKGSDLDASVDHHFGRCKNFLVVDSETMEFQSIGNDQGSASGGAGVQAAQQVIGKGINVLITGSVGPNAFSLLESENIEMKIISGGSVKEAIEAYKSGSLESIDAPNSGGKPGN from the coding sequence ATGAAAATATGTGTTACAGCAAAAGGTTCTGATCTGGATGCCTCTGTTGATCATCATTTTGGCAGATGCAAAAACTTTCTGGTAGTAGACTCTGAGACCATGGAATTTCAGTCCATTGGAAATGATCAGGGCTCCGCATCAGGGGGTGCAGGTGTCCAGGCAGCCCAGCAAGTTATCGGTAAAGGTATCAACGTACTGATAACAGGTAGTGTAGGTCCGAACGCATTCTCATTACTGGAATCCGAGAACATTGAGATGAAGATAATCTCCGGTGGTTCTGTGAAAGAGGCAATTGAAGCTTACAAATCAGGATCATTGGAGAGTATCGATGCTCCGAATTCCGGTGGGAAGCCTGGAAATTGA
- a CDS encoding prenyltransferase/squalene oxidase repeat-containing protein encodes MIFKSEASFKWLYSQEITKVKDLARVTQASYLWNEVNNFTEQLIGLRTGNSWNNDLRDTSRAASVLALTGTMFPETGKWILEKQNNGSWNEDVYDSTYALAALADLGFFNPQGCWWLIENYREKWEHPGTTALVITALIKQGKTGNTNEYDIFIEEKAKWIISRKEKNNSWKTPATSNLVIQSLMLAGHKDEVSESVEWILDQMNDNGWWGKDVGDINTTSLSLISLYEYMNSQ; translated from the coding sequence ATGATTTTTAAGAGTGAAGCATCGTTCAAGTGGCTTTATTCGCAGGAGATTACGAAAGTAAAAGACCTTGCACGCGTGACACAGGCAAGTTATCTCTGGAATGAGGTTAATAATTTCACAGAACAGCTTATCGGCCTGCGCACAGGAAACTCCTGGAATAATGATTTGAGAGATACTTCACGTGCTGCATCTGTTCTTGCGCTGACTGGAACCATGTTTCCTGAAACTGGCAAATGGATCCTTGAAAAGCAAAACAATGGTTCCTGGAATGAGGACGTCTATGACAGCACATATGCTCTTGCAGCACTCGCAGATCTTGGCTTCTTCAATCCTCAAGGATGCTGGTGGCTTATTGAGAATTATAGGGAAAAATGGGAACATCCCGGAACAACAGCCCTTGTAATCACAGCCCTGATAAAACAGGGAAAAACTGGCAACACAAACGAATATGATATATTCATTGAAGAGAAAGCTAAGTGGATTATCTCACGGAAAGAAAAGAACAATTCCTGGAAAACACCTGCAACCAGCAACCTTGTTATCCAGTCACTGATGCTTGCAGGACATAAAGATGAAGTCAGTGAATCTGTGGAATGGATACTTGACCAGATGAATGACAATGGTTGGTGGGGAAAAGATGTCGGAGACATCAATACAACTTCTCTGTCGCTTATCTCACTATACGAATACATGAACAGTCAGTAA
- a CDS encoding ATP-binding protein — translation MKIAIASGKGGTGKTTVAVNFALAIGNTQLFDCDVEEPNCNLFLGLDLDKQEDVSIAIPEIDSEKCSLCGSCAEFCCYNAIAKLPQRVMIFPKLCHGCGGCQIVCPENAISEIKRPIGIIEKGVHAGSGISFFQGTLGIGEPMATPVIRRLQAHIDEKAVVVVDSPPGTACPVIATVGEMDYCVLVTEPTPFGLNDLVLAVEVVRQLKVPFGVIINRHGSGYNGVEKYCYSENIPILMKIPYDRKIAVLYSQGIPFVQRMPQWKENFRAMYHEICSISSENTLQDSYSGVRN, via the coding sequence ATGAAAATAGCTATCGCAAGTGGCAAAGGTGGTACAGGGAAGACTACAGTTGCTGTGAACTTTGCTCTTGCGATCGGCAATACCCAGCTCTTTGACTGTGATGTTGAAGAGCCCAATTGCAATCTTTTTCTTGGTTTAGATCTTGATAAACAGGAAGATGTCAGTATTGCTATTCCAGAAATCGATTCTGAAAAATGCAGTCTTTGCGGAAGCTGTGCAGAATTCTGTTGTTATAATGCAATAGCAAAACTTCCTCAACGTGTTATGATCTTTCCAAAACTCTGCCACGGCTGCGGAGGATGTCAGATCGTCTGTCCTGAAAATGCTATATCAGAAATAAAAAGGCCAATTGGGATAATTGAAAAAGGGGTGCACGCCGGTTCAGGAATAAGTTTTTTCCAGGGAACCCTTGGAATTGGTGAACCAATGGCGACTCCTGTTATAAGGCGGTTACAGGCACACATCGATGAAAAGGCGGTTGTTGTCGTCGACTCTCCTCCCGGGACTGCATGTCCTGTAATAGCAACTGTCGGGGAAATGGATTACTGTGTGCTTGTAACTGAGCCCACGCCTTTCGGACTCAACGATCTTGTACTTGCTGTAGAAGTTGTAAGGCAACTGAAAGTTCCATTCGGCGTTATCATTAATCGGCATGGCTCTGGATATAATGGCGTAGAGAAATATTGTTATTCTGAGAATATTCCAATCCTTATGAAAATTCCATATGATCGGAAAATAGCAGTTCTCTATTCGCAAGGAATTCCTTTTGTGCAGCGTATGCCGCAGTGGAAAGAAAATTTCAGGGCAATGTATCATGAGATTTGTTCCATTTCATCGGAAAACACATTACAAGACTCTTATTCCGGAGTGAGGAATTAA
- a CDS encoding NifB/NifX family molybdenum-iron cluster-binding protein — protein sequence MMKLCIPSMGQNGMEDTVGQHFGKVPYYTLYDTETRESTVISNTSEHNGGTGLPPEIMANENVDIMLCGGLGRKAVMMFEQYGIDVFIGATGSIQDAVAAWEASKLSKATQDNSCAGHGHDHDHNHEHGHCH from the coding sequence ATGATGAAATTATGTATACCTTCAATGGGACAAAACGGAATGGAAGACACTGTCGGTCAGCACTTTGGAAAAGTACCTTACTACACATTGTATGATACAGAAACCAGGGAATCTACAGTAATATCAAATACAAGCGAGCACAACGGTGGTACAGGACTTCCTCCTGAGATCATGGCAAACGAAAATGTCGATATAATGCTCTGCGGTGGACTTGGAAGAAAAGCTGTCATGATGTTCGAGCAGTATGGTATCGATGTATTTATCGGTGCAACAGGTAGCATTCAGGATGCTGTTGCTGCATGGGAAGCAAGCAAGCTTTCAAAGGCAACTCAGGATAACTCCTGTGCAGGTCACGGTCATGACCACGACCACAACCATGAGCACGGTCACTGCCACTAA
- a CDS encoding undecaprenyl-diphosphate phosphatase, producing MLTILEAIVLGIVQGLAEWLPISSEGMTTLVMLNFFGKTLSDALPIAIWLHTGTLLSAIVYFRKDILRIIADIPQYVKSRDIEEKKSSIITFLLITTAITGIIGLPLILFATNGNDFSGRLATAIIGGLLIFTGLLQMSAAKRTIHRETTGIVDAVIVGITQGFSALPGVSRSGITVSTLILRNIEPAQALRLSFLMSIPAVLAANVGMEAMGLLDITANSIVALIFAFVTGILTIDLFIKAAKKIDFSKFCIALGLLSILAYFVG from the coding sequence ATGTTAACAATTTTAGAAGCAATCGTACTAGGAATTGTGCAGGGGTTAGCAGAATGGCTCCCCATTAGCAGTGAAGGCATGACCACACTTGTAATGTTGAACTTTTTTGGAAAGACACTTTCGGACGCCCTCCCTATAGCTATATGGCTGCACACCGGGACATTGCTCTCTGCAATCGTATATTTCAGAAAAGACATCCTCAGGATTATCGCAGATATCCCGCAATATGTTAAAAGCAGGGATATCGAAGAGAAGAAAAGCAGCATCATCACATTCTTATTAATAACAACTGCAATAACCGGAATTATCGGACTTCCATTAATACTCTTTGCAACAAATGGTAATGATTTTTCCGGCAGGCTAGCAACCGCGATCATTGGAGGATTGCTTATATTCACCGGTCTGCTCCAGATGTCTGCAGCAAAGAGGACTATTCACAGGGAAACGACAGGTATCGTGGATGCGGTAATTGTTGGTATCACACAGGGATTTTCAGCTCTGCCGGGCGTCAGCCGTTCAGGGATCACGGTTTCAACCCTGATTCTGCGAAACATTGAACCAGCACAGGCACTGAGACTTAGTTTCCTTATGAGCATACCTGCAGTACTGGCTGCAAATGTTGGAATGGAAGCCATGGGACTGCTGGACATCACCGCAAATTCAATAGTTGCTTTGATCTTTGCTTTTGTTACCGGAATACTTACTATTGACCTCTTCATAAAAGCGGCCAAAAAGATAGATTTTTCAAAGTTCTGTATTGCATTGGGACTTCTCAGTATCCTGGCATATTTTGTAGGATAA
- a CDS encoding PAS domain-containing sensor histidine kinase produces the protein MVVNKEMLDFENGNNGHSSDIETSLLRVSEISFSDIDQSQAFYDMVDQLIMIVDENNCIILANTKAQEHFGLEKGTSNEDFIELCIPDEEKEFATSFLSSFFLKNTDEAEFPFSTELLIKASNNMISTFLINVSLLKDTDSSKKAVLLSFANIQNKNDFENEMLNDIEKLFKHLDSIPYALVFSDQSGEITFWNRKATLLFGFSKDEIIGKNINTVMPKRYRKAHEGWDEIISIGKSPVVGKIIEVTGLRKDNTEFPLELAVTTTRYKGDIFHGAIINDISQRKMKERLTSIAKNKYRLMFEKSPLGIFHFNENGVITQCNEILVRILGVPEEQVISKVIGFNIINSFSDENDIKKAIKQVLAGIPARYEDDFKSPFSDKVIPIKAEFSPVISDEGKFMGGVCVVEDFTERKAAEKALNQYAEDLARANVELKSLDRMKDEFISNLRHELKTPLIPIKGYSELMYEGAMGELTQKQKDAVEKIMFSSERLRRLIDSLLYVSITEGGNVQYTFLPLRICEVIDSALYNRDSEIKRKKHVVEKSIPCDVPLINGDLDYLEEVFINILDNSVKFMHDGGKIKITGILQDDNKIHIKINDEGIGISEEKLPNIFNRFYQVDGSSTRKYGGNGLGLYICKKIIEAHNGSIWAESKENSGTTIHVLLPTK, from the coding sequence ATGGTTGTAAACAAAGAAATGCTTGATTTCGAGAATGGCAATAATGGTCATTCATCCGACATAGAGACATCTTTGTTACGGGTAAGTGAAATCTCTTTTTCCGATATTGATCAATCACAGGCATTTTATGATATGGTCGACCAGCTAATTATGATAGTTGATGAAAACAATTGCATCATCCTGGCAAATACAAAGGCTCAAGAACATTTTGGCCTTGAAAAGGGAACATCAAATGAAGACTTCATCGAATTATGTATCCCCGATGAAGAAAAGGAATTTGCTACATCTTTCTTATCTTCTTTTTTCCTGAAAAATACAGATGAAGCGGAATTTCCATTTTCTACTGAACTTCTGATTAAAGCTTCAAATAACATGATATCAACGTTTCTTATCAATGTCAGTCTTCTAAAGGATACGGATTCTTCTAAAAAAGCAGTGCTTCTTTCATTTGCGAATATCCAGAATAAAAACGATTTTGAAAATGAAATGCTAAACGATATTGAAAAATTATTCAAACATCTTGATTCAATTCCCTATGCACTTGTTTTTTCTGATCAGTCCGGTGAGATCACTTTCTGGAATCGCAAGGCAACCCTTCTTTTTGGTTTTAGCAAAGATGAAATTATCGGGAAAAACATCAATACGGTTATGCCAAAACGTTATCGTAAGGCACATGAAGGCTGGGATGAAATTATCTCCATAGGAAAATCTCCTGTCGTTGGTAAGATCATTGAAGTTACCGGTCTGCGCAAGGACAACACTGAATTCCCTCTTGAATTGGCCGTTACAACTACCCGATATAAAGGCGATATTTTCCATGGAGCTATCATCAATGATATTTCACAGAGGAAAATGAAAGAGAGGCTCACAAGTATTGCAAAGAACAAATATCGCCTGATGTTCGAAAAATCGCCTCTTGGTATTTTCCACTTCAATGAGAATGGAGTTATCACTCAGTGTAATGAGATTCTTGTCCGAATTCTTGGAGTTCCTGAAGAGCAGGTGATATCAAAGGTCATCGGGTTTAATATAATTAATTCTTTTAGCGATGAAAATGATATCAAGAAAGCTATAAAACAGGTCCTTGCAGGCATTCCTGCCAGATATGAGGATGACTTTAAGTCTCCTTTTTCAGACAAAGTGATTCCTATAAAAGCAGAGTTCAGTCCGGTAATATCTGATGAAGGTAAATTCATGGGTGGGGTCTGTGTTGTTGAGGATTTCACTGAGCGCAAGGCTGCAGAAAAAGCCCTTAATCAATATGCAGAAGATCTTGCAAGGGCAAATGTGGAATTGAAATCTCTTGATCGTATGAAGGATGAGTTCATTTCCAACCTAAGACATGAGTTAAAGACGCCACTTATTCCTATCAAAGGATACAGTGAGCTGATGTATGAAGGAGCTATGGGAGAACTTACTCAGAAGCAGAAAGATGCAGTCGAAAAGATAATGTTCAGTTCAGAGAGGCTCAGAAGGCTGATCGATTCATTATTGTATGTCAGTATTACCGAGGGTGGCAATGTACAATATACATTCTTGCCTCTGAGGATATGCGAGGTTATTGATTCTGCATTGTATAACAGGGATTCTGAGATCAAACGTAAGAAGCATGTTGTGGAAAAATCTATTCCCTGTGACGTTCCATTGATAAATGGTGATCTTGATTATCTGGAAGAAGTATTTATTAACATTTTAGATAATTCTGTTAAATTCATGCATGATGGTGGTAAGATCAAAATAACAGGTATACTTCAGGATGATAACAAGATCCATATCAAAATAAATGATGAAGGTATAGGTATCTCCGAAGAGAAACTGCCTAATATCTTCAACAGATTTTATCAGGTTGATGGTTCGTCAACACGTAAATATGGTGGCAATGGGCTTGGACTGTACATATGTAAAAAGATTATAGAAGCTCACAATGGTTCCATATGGGCTGAGAGTAAGGAAAATTCAGGCACCACTATTCATGTACTTCTTCCAACCAAGTGA
- a CDS encoding DUF134 domain-containing protein, producing MTCRGRPKSPRRIECSPDVLYFKPRGVPLKELETVTLAIEELEALRLADLEGLQQEEAAISMGISRRAFWQDLQNARRKVASALIEGKAIEITGKDSPDTE from the coding sequence ATGACTTGCAGAGGAAGACCCAAATCACCCAGAAGAATAGAGTGCTCCCCTGATGTATTATATTTTAAACCACGAGGAGTGCCACTAAAAGAACTTGAAACCGTTACTCTTGCCATTGAAGAGCTGGAAGCCCTGCGTCTTGCAGATCTTGAAGGATTGCAGCAGGAAGAAGCAGCTATCAGCATGGGCATTTCAAGGCGGGCATTCTGGCAGGATCTTCAGAATGCAAGGAGAAAAGTGGCTTCTGCACTTATCGAAGGCAAAGCCATTGAAATAACTGGCAAAGATTCCCCGGACACGGAATAG
- the nrdD gene encoding anaerobic ribonucleoside-triphosphate reductase codes for MGTGSHENIDRLDFINPIELVEDVLLDRSWLLKENSNTRLSPSVVDLHIASQIKKQYALEKLYSPESAKAHREGLIHIHDLQNPFKPYCNGIDARIFLKDGLRFPDTTSLPAKRFQSALYHSMSFMLHSQQFFAGAQAIDMLNWMLAPHLHHDNITEEQLRQMIQGFMFQMNQSNRPGAQSAFTNIGLRITCPSLIADQKVIFDGKELDDTYSSFEEEARTIYRAFMKVATEGDGQGLPFTFPLMTTAITRDLDPDDPLWKLTMQATASTGAPYFLNLKANYLSDETVHAMCCRLFARHTGGIWSAGGMGNGSNKVVSINLPGVALKAKETDDFFTELDKVLEISRLALVEGNEIINKSLHVWKILPWLLKSTDDGMPYYEFEKRHLTFGVVGLNECLMNLTGEGIIEKKKEGIEIIRYMADRIQEFAIEDNIEYTLEQTPAESTAYRFALMDKERYRERANVQGNNEIPYYTNSTHVPYKTETSLVNRIATEAEFHPYFTGGTICHIWMGESFPDTDGLSEFINRLTETELAYFCFSPDFSICENGHNSRGLQEKCPYCHAEIIDHISRVTGYYGHVNNWNPGKVMEYKERRRYRMQCTQKDK; via the coding sequence ATGGGAACGGGGAGCCATGAGAATATTGACAGGCTTGACTTCATAAACCCAATAGAACTCGTAGAAGATGTCCTGCTGGACAGAAGCTGGCTGCTAAAGGAAAACTCAAACACACGCCTGAGTCCGTCTGTTGTAGACCTGCACATTGCGTCCCAGATTAAGAAACAATACGCTCTGGAGAAACTCTACTCACCGGAAAGTGCCAAGGCACACAGAGAAGGACTTATTCATATCCATGACCTGCAAAATCCTTTCAAACCATATTGTAACGGAATCGATGCAAGGATATTCCTGAAGGACGGACTGAGATTTCCAGATACAACCAGCCTTCCTGCAAAGCGTTTCCAGTCTGCACTCTATCATTCAATGTCCTTTATGCTGCACTCACAACAATTCTTCGCAGGAGCACAGGCAATAGACATGCTGAACTGGATGCTTGCACCACATCTACATCACGATAACATCACTGAAGAACAGCTCAGGCAAATGATACAGGGATTCATGTTCCAGATGAACCAGTCCAACCGCCCGGGAGCACAGAGTGCCTTCACAAACATTGGACTGCGAATTACATGCCCTTCCCTCATTGCAGACCAGAAAGTAATCTTCGATGGAAAGGAACTTGATGATACATATTCCTCATTTGAGGAAGAAGCAAGAACAATCTATAGAGCATTTATGAAGGTTGCCACAGAAGGTGATGGACAGGGATTGCCATTCACTTTCCCATTGATGACAACTGCAATTACCAGAGACCTTGATCCTGATGATCCTCTTTGGAAACTTACAATGCAGGCAACTGCCTCAACCGGAGCCCCATATTTCCTGAATCTGAAAGCGAACTATCTTTCCGACGAGACCGTGCACGCAATGTGCTGCCGACTCTTTGCCAGACATACCGGAGGGATATGGAGTGCCGGAGGAATGGGAAATGGTTCCAATAAAGTTGTTTCAATAAACCTCCCCGGTGTCGCCCTTAAGGCTAAAGAGACGGATGATTTCTTTACAGAACTGGACAAAGTCCTGGAAATAAGCAGGCTGGCGCTTGTTGAAGGAAATGAGATTATCAATAAATCTCTCCATGTATGGAAAATACTTCCATGGCTTCTGAAATCAACTGATGACGGAATGCCTTATTATGAATTTGAGAAAAGACACCTGACATTTGGTGTTGTCGGACTGAACGAGTGTCTCATGAACCTTACCGGCGAAGGGATCATTGAGAAAAAGAAAGAAGGTATCGAAATAATACGCTACATGGCAGACAGGATACAGGAATTTGCCATTGAGGACAACATCGAATACACTCTGGAACAGACACCTGCAGAGAGCACTGCCTACCGTTTTGCACTGATGGATAAAGAACGGTACAGGGAAAGGGCAAACGTACAGGGAAACAATGAAATCCCGTATTACACTAATTCTACACATGTACCTTACAAAACTGAGACATCTCTTGTCAACCGCATAGCAACGGAAGCAGAGTTTCATCCATATTTTACAGGCGGTACAATATGCCACATCTGGATGGGAGAAAGTTTCCCTGACACTGACGGGCTTTCAGAATTCATTAACCGGCTAACAGAGACAGAACTTGCATACTTCTGTTTCTCACCGGATTTTTCCATATGTGAAAACGGTCACAACTCCAGAGGACTACAGGAAAAGTGTCCATATTGCCATGCAGAAATCATTGATCATATATCCAGAGTCACAGGTTACTACGGACATGTGAACAACTGGAATCCCGGAAAGGTCATGGAATACAAAGAACGCCGCAGGTACAGGATGCAGTGCACGCAGAAAGATAAATAA
- a CDS encoding ABC transporter ATP-binding protein: protein MGGVKVTNVSRKFTKDEDKSTLALDNVSLEVDDKDFVCFIGPSGCGKTTLLRIISGLDKPDSGEIYLDGSKIDSPGPDRGMVFQEYSLFPWKTVIDNIIFGPQMSGIKKKDAIAKGEMYLDLVGLQQFRDSYPYELSGGMKQRVAIARALANEPAVLLMDEPFGALDAQTRNILQQELLEIWQKKNITILFVTHSVDEAVFLADKIVMMSARPGKIKEIINVDLPRPRDRTSPEANRLRDHILKSLLKEQGH from the coding sequence ATGGGCGGTGTAAAAGTAACCAATGTATCCCGCAAGTTCACTAAGGACGAAGATAAATCTACACTGGCGCTGGATAATGTAAGCCTTGAAGTTGATGACAAGGATTTTGTATGTTTTATCGGTCCTTCCGGCTGTGGTAAAACCACATTGTTAAGGATAATTTCCGGTCTTGATAAGCCTGATAGTGGTGAAATTTATCTGGATGGTTCCAAGATAGATTCGCCTGGCCCTGACAGGGGCATGGTTTTCCAGGAATACTCACTTTTCCCGTGGAAAACTGTTATCGATAACATCATATTCGGTCCGCAGATGAGTGGCATAAAAAAGAAAGATGCTATTGCCAAAGGTGAAATGTATCTCGATCTTGTTGGCCTTCAGCAGTTCAGGGATAGTTATCCATACGAACTTTCAGGTGGTATGAAACAGAGGGTTGCAATTGCAAGGGCACTTGCCAACGAACCTGCAGTACTTTTAATGGACGAACCTTTTGGTGCACTGGATGCCCAGACACGTAACATACTCCAGCAGGAATTACTGGAAATATGGCAGAAAAAGAATATCACCATTCTTTTTGTCACACATAGTGTTGATGAAGCAGTTTTCCTTGCAGATAAAATAGTGATGATGAGTGCCCGTCCGGGAAAGATCAAGGAAATAATCAATGTTGACCTTCCAAGGCCAAGGGACAGGACAAGTCCCGAAGCAAACAGGCTTCGTGACCATATACTGAAATCTCTTCTGAAAGAACAAGGGCATTGA
- a CDS encoding polymer-forming cytoskeletal protein yields the protein MSENPIKYHEDSNTYITRKNSYFEKDINVDGNLIVGQGSNFWKDINVKGVLKLGKGTFVKGNVRADEAIIGARSEINGNVEVDGDLKIFDSVKIEGSAIAGDDMHVRPGSKIGFAKASSTIELVGKVSIKEIESGTKVIVRSE from the coding sequence ATGAGTGAAAATCCAATAAAATATCATGAGGACTCTAACACTTACATTACCCGAAAAAACAGCTATTTTGAAAAGGACATCAATGTAGACGGGAACCTTATAGTCGGACAGGGTTCCAATTTCTGGAAAGACATCAATGTAAAAGGAGTACTGAAACTTGGAAAAGGTACTTTTGTTAAAGGCAATGTCAGAGCAGATGAAGCTATTATAGGTGCCAGGTCTGAGATAAACGGGAACGTTGAAGTGGATGGCGATCTTAAGATATTTGATTCTGTAAAAATAGAGGGATCAGCGATTGCCGGAGATGATATGCACGTACGCCCCGGATCAAAGATAGGATTTGCAAAAGCCAGCAGCACAATAGAACTCGTAGGTAAGGTCAGCATCAAAGAAATTGAGTCTGGAACTAAGGTAATTGTGCGTTCTGAGTGA